The Collimonas fungivorans Ter331 genome has a segment encoding these proteins:
- a CDS encoding autotransporter serine protease: MNRKHSRKHVSRFPLSVVSVAVLSTLAACGGGGGGSSNSDGVQPPVPTNAAPVTAAPSVTVPTLSSSDPSNANAAHARGITGAGVTVAVVDTDFNVSDPEFAGRLTKYVYASGGAGNSHGSEAAEALGGSSYGVAPAVNMLGAAVGTGGENVTLNASVYQDLFNKGARLFNQSNAFGSIATPGGSGPTFYNIYQPFVSKGSLFIWAAGNDGSAHPSLTAGLPALYPDLQKGWLAVVAVNAAGGAQGYSSSDTTPGVISSYSNRCGEAANWCLAAPGDFISATAGRRVYGTSFAAPAVTGAAALVQQSYPWMNADQIRQTILSTATSMGDTATYGWGLLNASKAANGPALFDTRLTLGGNFVASFDSASSTFANNIGGNAGLLKDGSGMLTLSGNNTYSGANEIAKGTLNVTGSVASAVTIDSAGVLSGDGGRIGGSVSNSGRLSNTGGGMTIAGNYTATASAVLANQFNSTLTVGGSATLGNSHLVATTPAGSSDPSGYVAQQVGVKGKVLTAASGVSGVFQDVSFEHDGTVFNPGTFLNATLAYTANEVDLSIARNDVKAVAAHAFAADPTRTNSAANVETGLKAADAMAASGNTGGNNSAFLNSAAALQRTADIAAAAQVLDSLSGQIYASSQALTFQQSQAINRDLSNRLALLGSPISSGAKAGLWASVIGATGKLGQSGYSSADTSTWGGQFGFDTHLDDKAIVGAALSYSESKASFDRFGGAANSQDAGLSLYGRYALSHDGIYVSGRAGIARVTSKINRNVILGSEVDSLSANHTDSMISAYAETGYVRQLSATSTLTPFAGISYDRLKRGAFTETGSPFGLTAGSSSYHQTASVLGLRGDAGFDWLGGHSNIQAYAAWQHGFNSGNLDFNAAFVGAPAAGFNVQGIGLARNSGWAGIGIITAVSRNWSWYGNYDAQFGKGGIVNNVFSVGARMAF; encoded by the coding sequence ATGAATCGCAAACATAGCCGCAAACATGTCAGCCGTTTTCCTTTGTCAGTCGTTTCCGTAGCCGTCTTGAGCACGCTTGCAGCCTGTGGCGGCGGTGGCGGGGGTTCCAGCAACTCCGATGGCGTCCAGCCGCCGGTGCCCACCAACGCGGCGCCAGTCACAGCCGCGCCGAGCGTAACGGTCCCGACCCTGAGCTCCAGCGATCCGAGCAACGCCAATGCTGCGCACGCGCGCGGCATCACCGGGGCCGGCGTGACGGTAGCAGTGGTCGACACGGATTTCAATGTCTCCGATCCGGAGTTTGCCGGACGCTTGACCAAATACGTCTATGCCAGCGGCGGCGCCGGTAATTCGCACGGCAGCGAAGCGGCGGAAGCGCTGGGCGGCAGCAGCTACGGCGTGGCGCCGGCAGTCAACATGCTGGGCGCCGCGGTCGGCACCGGCGGTGAAAACGTCACTTTGAATGCCTCGGTTTACCAGGACTTGTTCAACAAGGGTGCGCGTCTCTTCAACCAGTCGAACGCCTTTGGTTCGATTGCAACCCCCGGCGGTAGTGGCCCGACTTTCTACAATATCTATCAGCCTTTCGTGAGCAAGGGCAGCTTGTTCATCTGGGCCGCGGGCAACGATGGCAGCGCCCATCCCAGCCTGACGGCGGGCTTGCCGGCCCTGTATCCCGACCTGCAAAAAGGCTGGCTGGCGGTGGTGGCGGTGAATGCCGCCGGCGGCGCTCAGGGATACAGCAGCAGCGACACCACGCCGGGGGTGATTTCCAGTTATTCGAACCGCTGCGGCGAGGCCGCCAACTGGTGCCTGGCGGCGCCTGGCGATTTTATCTCGGCCACGGCAGGCCGCCGGGTCTACGGCACCTCGTTCGCGGCGCCGGCGGTAACCGGCGCGGCTGCCCTGGTGCAGCAATCCTATCCCTGGATGAATGCCGACCAGATCCGGCAAACCATTTTGTCCACGGCAACCAGCATGGGCGATACAGCTACTTATGGCTGGGGTCTGCTGAACGCCAGCAAAGCCGCCAACGGCCCAGCCTTGTTCGATACCAGGCTGACCTTGGGCGGTAACTTCGTCGCCAGTTTCGATTCCGCCAGCTCGACCTTCGCCAACAATATCGGCGGCAATGCCGGCCTGCTGAAAGACGGCAGCGGCATGCTGACGCTGTCCGGCAACAACACATACAGCGGCGCCAATGAAATCGCGAAAGGCACGCTGAACGTCACCGGATCGGTTGCTTCCGCAGTTACCATCGACAGCGCCGGCGTGCTGTCCGGCGACGGCGGCCGCATCGGCGGCAGCGTCTCCAACAGCGGCCGTCTCAGCAATACCGGCGGCGGCATGACGATTGCCGGCAACTACACGGCCACCGCCAGCGCGGTGCTGGCCAACCAGTTCAATTCGACCTTGACCGTAGGCGGCAGCGCCACGCTCGGCAATTCGCACCTGGTGGCGACCACGCCGGCCGGCAGCAGCGATCCGTCCGGCTACGTGGCGCAGCAGGTCGGCGTCAAAGGCAAGGTGTTGACCGCAGCCAGCGGCGTATCCGGCGTGTTCCAGGATGTGTCGTTCGAACACGACGGCACGGTTTTCAACCCGGGCACCTTCTTGAACGCGACGCTGGCTTATACCGCCAATGAAGTTGACTTGAGCATTGCGCGCAACGACGTCAAGGCGGTTGCAGCGCACGCGTTTGCCGCCGACCCTACACGCACCAACAGCGCCGCCAACGTCGAGACCGGCCTCAAGGCGGCCGACGCCATGGCTGCCAGCGGCAACACCGGCGGCAACAACAGCGCCTTCCTGAACAGCGCCGCGGCGCTGCAGCGCACGGCGGACATCGCTGCCGCAGCCCAAGTGTTGGACAGCTTGTCGGGACAGATCTATGCCTCGTCGCAGGCGCTGACTTTCCAGCAGTCGCAAGCCATCAACCGTGATTTGTCGAATCGCCTGGCGCTGCTGGGCAGCCCGATTTCATCGGGTGCCAAGGCCGGTTTGTGGGCCAGTGTGATCGGCGCCACCGGTAAGCTCGGCCAGTCCGGCTATTCCTCGGCCGATACCTCGACCTGGGGCGGCCAGTTCGGTTTCGATACGCACCTGGACGACAAAGCGATTGTCGGCGCTGCGCTGTCGTACTCGGAAAGCAAAGCCAGCTTCGACCGTTTCGGCGGCGCCGCCAACAGCCAGGATGCCGGCTTGTCCCTGTATGGCCGCTATGCGCTCAGCCATGACGGCATCTACGTCTCCGGCCGCGCCGGCATCGCCCGCGTGACCAGCAAGATCAATCGCAACGTGATCCTCGGCAGCGAGGTCGACAGCCTGTCCGCCAACCATACCGACAGCATGATTTCGGCCTATGCCGAAACCGGCTACGTGCGCCAGCTGTCGGCGACATCGACCTTGACGCCGTTTGCCGGCATCAGCTACGACCGCCTCAAGCGCGGCGCGTTTACCGAAACCGGCAGTCCCTTCGGCCTCACTGCCGGCAGCAGCAGCTACCACCAGACTGCGAGCGTGCTTGGCTTGCGCGGCGACGCCGGCTTCGACTGGCTGGGCGGCCATAGCAACATACAGGCTTACGCGGCCTGGCAACACGGTTTCAACAGCGGCAATCTGGATTTCAACGCGGCCTTCGTCGGCGCGCCGGCTGCCGGCTTTAACGTGCAAGGCATCGGTCTGGCGCGCAACAGCGGCTGGGCCGGTATCGGCATCATTACTGCAGTCAGCCGTAACTGGAGCTGGTACGGTAATTACGATGCGCAGTTCGGCAAGGGCGGTATAGTCAACAACGTGTTCTCGGTAGGTGCTCGCATGGCCTTCTGA
- a CDS encoding glycosyl hydrolase family 95 catalytic domain-containing protein → MSSPSGKIATQYKPLVMAPIAAIANIASQNLFYQTAGSDWASTWLPIGNGRAGAMLAGGVLLEQVQFNEQSLWAGTNNFDGGAYDISGFGSYQNFGSLSLSFGASLPPAISSPNVSASASSSGEGVLSTVDGNLSTKWCIVSPPNLVTWQAALSAAAVVSAYTLTSANDVPARDPLQWVVSGSNNGSSWTVLDSQNFTATPFAGRGQTNSYAFSNSTAFRYYKIDFTVSAAALNDGHFQIAEIGLNGVNLSQNPSTQPLYVFSPSGHGMGALTSSGSQRIDSSVDGNANTKWCVFVNPGDIVQWQIDLGAAQAISSYALTSANDVPARDPQAWTLAGSNDGVSWTPMDSQSSAPFASRGLQKTFALRSSTGYRYWRFNFDTSKCPADAGSGDPKTGHFQVAEIVLSSATFTTAGKAIACEYQRRLNLQNGLQTTSYLYGGNYFIRETFASKVDNVIVMQLRSEQPGGLSGLLQLTSGQSGDAITALVSAGEESLSFSSSLANNALNYAAKIRLIRTNGSAAQSGAGIQFSACDSILLLLDARTNYAPSYSGGWRSSGVPLTVVNSTLSAAAAQSFAAMYASHYSDFQPLMTAVDANWGNSSATLTSLPTDLRLSAYKSTAGGKDPTLEQSRFHLGRYLLVSCSRKGGLPANLQGLWNNSNNPPWFSDYHNDINIQMCYWSAESTALSDCHLPLSDYIVNQAPALRVSTQANFPGSSGWAARTSQSIFGGGSWEYFTPTNAWYMQHMWEHYAFSQDMNYLQTVAYPMIKEVAQFWTSGGQLVKNPAGQYLVAAKPKNAKVSNSGSPEQGPAEDGAMFGQELVWDVFQNFQKATSALANAGLTPAGDSALLATVQAMQAKLAPNLIGAKGQLQEFQEDYESNPTLEANQGLSLTHRHTSHLIALYPGSQITPSATPALAQAAKVALLARCGLPLGTASGQVVAADVSSDSAASWPWTWRCALFARLADAENALVMIQGSLQRNTMPNLFTAMMPETFQIDGDLGMPGAMTEMLLQSHEGVIVLLPACPAAWQTAGSFTGLRARGGYKVSCAWSNGTVTSYSIIADKAPSKAAVKVSVNGVVSSIVPA, encoded by the coding sequence ATGTCCTCTCCTTCCGGCAAAATCGCTACGCAATACAAACCTCTGGTTATGGCGCCTATTGCTGCAATTGCAAATATTGCGAGTCAAAACCTGTTCTATCAGACCGCCGGCAGCGACTGGGCCAGCACCTGGCTGCCGATCGGCAATGGCCGCGCAGGCGCCATGCTGGCGGGCGGAGTGCTGCTGGAGCAGGTGCAATTCAATGAACAGAGCTTGTGGGCCGGCACCAACAATTTTGATGGCGGCGCCTACGACATTTCCGGTTTTGGCAGTTATCAGAATTTCGGCAGCCTGTCGCTGTCCTTTGGCGCCAGCTTGCCGCCGGCGATCAGCTCGCCGAATGTCAGCGCCAGCGCCTCCAGTTCAGGCGAGGGCGTCTTGTCCACCGTGGACGGCAATCTCAGTACGAAATGGTGCATCGTCAGCCCGCCGAACCTGGTCACCTGGCAAGCGGCGCTCTCCGCTGCTGCCGTCGTTTCTGCTTATACGCTGACTTCTGCCAACGATGTGCCGGCAAGGGACCCGCTCCAATGGGTAGTATCCGGTTCCAACAACGGCAGCAGCTGGACCGTGCTGGATAGCCAGAATTTCACAGCCACTCCGTTCGCCGGCCGCGGCCAGACCAATAGCTATGCGTTTTCAAACAGCACTGCTTTCCGCTATTACAAGATCGATTTCACCGTGTCGGCAGCCGCGCTCAACGACGGCCATTTCCAGATTGCGGAAATCGGCCTGAACGGTGTCAACCTGTCGCAAAACCCGTCAACGCAGCCGCTGTATGTGTTTTCGCCGTCCGGTCACGGCATGGGTGCGCTGACCAGCTCCGGCAGCCAGCGCATCGACAGTTCGGTCGACGGCAATGCAAATACCAAATGGTGCGTGTTCGTGAATCCGGGCGACATCGTGCAATGGCAGATCGATCTCGGCGCGGCGCAAGCCATTTCCAGCTACGCGCTGACCAGCGCCAATGATGTTCCCGCGCGCGATCCGCAAGCCTGGACGCTGGCCGGCTCGAACGATGGCGTCAGCTGGACGCCGATGGACAGCCAGTCGAGCGCGCCGTTCGCCTCGCGCGGGCTGCAGAAAACCTTTGCGCTGCGCAGCTCGACCGGCTATCGCTACTGGCGCTTTAATTTCGATACGTCCAAATGTCCGGCCGATGCGGGTTCCGGCGATCCCAAAACCGGCCACTTCCAGGTAGCAGAGATCGTATTGAGCAGCGCGACGTTTACCACCGCGGGCAAAGCCATCGCCTGCGAATACCAGCGCCGCCTGAATCTGCAAAACGGTCTGCAGACCACCAGCTATCTGTATGGCGGCAATTACTTCATCCGCGAGACCTTTGCCAGCAAGGTCGACAATGTGATCGTCATGCAGCTCAGGTCGGAACAGCCGGGCGGCTTGTCCGGCCTGTTGCAGCTGACCTCGGGGCAAAGCGGCGATGCCATAACGGCGCTGGTTTCGGCCGGTGAAGAAAGCCTGTCCTTCAGCAGCAGCCTTGCCAACAATGCTCTCAACTATGCTGCCAAGATACGCTTGATCCGTACCAATGGCAGCGCTGCGCAAAGCGGCGCGGGCATCCAGTTCAGCGCTTGCGACAGCATTCTGCTGCTGCTCGATGCCAGAACCAATTACGCGCCAAGCTATAGCGGCGGCTGGCGCAGCAGCGGCGTTCCGCTCACTGTGGTGAACAGCACCCTGAGCGCGGCCGCGGCGCAATCGTTCGCCGCCATGTATGCCTCGCACTACTCGGATTTCCAACCATTGATGACCGCGGTCGACGCCAACTGGGGCAACAGTAGCGCGACATTGACAAGCCTGCCGACCGATCTGCGCCTGAGTGCTTACAAGAGCACCGCCGGCGGTAAAGATCCGACGCTGGAACAGTCGCGTTTCCACCTGGGCCGCTACCTGCTGGTCAGCTGTTCGCGCAAGGGCGGCTTGCCGGCCAATCTGCAAGGGCTGTGGAACAACTCCAACAATCCGCCATGGTTCAGCGACTACCACAACGACATCAACATCCAGATGTGTTACTGGTCGGCGGAATCGACCGCCTTGTCGGATTGCCACCTGCCGTTGTCCGATTACATCGTCAACCAGGCGCCGGCTCTGCGGGTATCGACGCAGGCAAACTTTCCCGGCAGCAGCGGCTGGGCTGCACGCACCAGCCAAAGCATCTTCGGCGGCGGCAGCTGGGAGTACTTCACCCCGACCAATGCCTGGTACATGCAGCATATGTGGGAACACTATGCCTTCAGCCAGGACATGAATTATTTGCAGACGGTTGCCTATCCAATGATCAAAGAGGTGGCCCAGTTCTGGACCAGTGGCGGGCAGCTCGTCAAAAATCCGGCAGGCCAGTACCTGGTCGCCGCGAAACCCAAGAATGCGAAAGTAAGCAATTCGGGTTCGCCGGAACAGGGGCCGGCCGAAGATGGGGCAATGTTTGGCCAGGAATTGGTGTGGGATGTATTCCAGAATTTCCAGAAAGCCACCAGCGCCTTGGCCAATGCCGGTTTGACTCCTGCCGGCGACAGTGCGTTGCTGGCCACGGTGCAAGCCATGCAAGCAAAGCTTGCACCGAACCTGATCGGCGCCAAAGGGCAGTTGCAAGAGTTCCAGGAAGACTATGAATCCAACCCGACTTTAGAGGCGAACCAGGGATTAAGCCTGACCCATCGCCACACTTCGCATTTGATTGCGCTGTATCCAGGCAGTCAGATTACACCGTCCGCCACGCCGGCCTTGGCGCAAGCGGCCAAGGTTGCGCTGCTGGCGCGCTGCGGCCTGCCGCTGGGAACCGCCTCCGGCCAGGTAGTAGCGGCTGATGTCAGTAGCGACAGCGCCGCCTCGTGGCCCTGGACCTGGCGTTGTGCCTTGTTCGCGCGTCTGGCCGATGCCGAGAACGCGCTAGTAATGATCCAGGGCAGCTTGCAGCGGAACACGATGCCCAACCTGTTCACCGCCATGATGCCGGAAACCTTCCAGATCGACGGCGACCTCGGCATGCCGGGAGCGATGACTGAGATGCTGCTGCAAAGCCATGAAGGCGTGATCGTGCTGTTGCCGGCCTGTCCCGCGGCCTGGCAGACGGCGGGCTCATTCACCGGCTTGCGCGCCCGGGGCGGCTACAAGGTCAGCTGCGCCTGGAGCAACGGCACGGTGACTTCGTACAGCATCATTGCCGACAAGGCGCCGAGCAAAGCGGCGGTAAAGGTCAGCGTCAATGGCGTGGTGAGCAGTATTGTCCCGGCATGA
- a CDS encoding porin, translating to MTKNTLQCMQAAAAMLIGAACSQAQAQTSVTIYGRVDAGIDYQSSVALKDANGKPTGQTGGKLAASGNQWGTSMIGFKGTEDLGGGLGAFFLLESGFDATKGVTNGSALFNRRSYVGLNGGAGSIKFGKNLFIVNDVWYLDPTGQQFMGTASLVKGRNWPGANNVIEYQTPTWSGFNATAQTSLGEQAGSAKNGRSDGISLVYTNGGLELRGIYDVIRDTNGRYTDIYTASKDLIVGGTYTIDKLKLYAGYENISAPDTAAPSDPDKLNHYWIGANYMLTPALTLIGGAFHAKINHDAGSASLFMVGANYNLSKRTLLYAAVGTVRNKGNADFGTEFDSPLPGHAQNGGYAGISHTF from the coding sequence ATGACAAAGAATACATTGCAGTGCATGCAGGCGGCGGCCGCCATGCTGATCGGCGCGGCCTGCAGCCAGGCCCAGGCGCAGACCAGCGTCACCATCTACGGCCGGGTCGATGCCGGCATCGATTACCAAAGCAGCGTTGCCCTGAAAGACGCGAATGGCAAACCGACCGGACAGACCGGCGGCAAGCTGGCGGCTTCCGGCAATCAGTGGGGCACCAGCATGATCGGTTTCAAGGGTACAGAAGACCTGGGCGGCGGGCTCGGCGCCTTCTTCCTGCTGGAATCCGGCTTCGACGCCACAAAAGGAGTCACCAACGGCAGCGCCTTGTTCAATCGGCGTTCGTATGTCGGCCTGAATGGCGGCGCCGGTTCGATCAAGTTCGGCAAGAACCTGTTCATCGTCAATGACGTCTGGTATCTCGATCCGACCGGTCAGCAATTCATGGGCACCGCCAGCCTGGTCAAGGGCCGCAACTGGCCCGGCGCCAACAATGTCATCGAATACCAGACGCCGACCTGGAGCGGCTTCAACGCTACTGCCCAGACCAGCCTGGGCGAACAGGCCGGCTCCGCCAAGAATGGCCGCAGCGACGGCATCTCCCTGGTGTACACCAATGGCGGTCTTGAATTGCGCGGGATTTACGACGTGATTCGCGATACCAACGGGCGCTATACCGATATCTATACGGCTTCGAAGGATCTGATCGTCGGCGGCACCTATACGATAGACAAGCTGAAACTATATGCCGGTTACGAGAATATCTCGGCGCCGGACACTGCAGCGCCTTCCGATCCGGACAAGCTGAATCACTACTGGATCGGCGCCAACTATATGCTGACGCCAGCACTGACCCTGATCGGCGGCGCCTTCCACGCCAAAATCAACCATGACGCCGGCAGCGCCAGCCTGTTCATGGTCGGCGCCAACTACAACCTGTCGAAACGCACCTTGCTGTATGCGGCCGTCGGTACGGTGCGCAACAAGGGCAACGCCGACTTCGGCACGGAGTTCGACAGTCCTTTGCCAGGACATGCGCAAAACGGCGGTTATGCCGGCATCAGCCATACGTTCTAA
- a CDS encoding sterol desaturase family protein has product MSVLSTILKFSVVIVLLSSIVEAIVLSITLGTDAYDWKAACVSVVDFLIREYPLHWLLPLLFWIDMMDWFWRHRLWTLPMSHWSGWLACFVGQEFFYYWYHRMAHRVRWFWCTHAVHHSPNQLNLSAAYRFGWTGRLTGSLLFFMLAPLLGMPPRIVMMFLSLNLLYQFWIHATWIPRLGPLEWLLNTPSAHRVHHASNLEYLDGNYGGVLIIFDRLFGTYISERADVPCRFGFVTPVKTYNLLVIEFDEWRKLAHDLKMARTAREVLTCLLKPPGWRHDGNGETTEDLRRKSVLRNTP; this is encoded by the coding sequence GTGAGCGTTTTGTCCACAATCCTCAAATTTTCTGTCGTCATAGTCCTGCTGTCTTCAATCGTCGAGGCAATCGTACTATCGATTACGCTAGGGACAGATGCTTATGACTGGAAGGCGGCTTGCGTATCAGTGGTCGATTTCCTAATCCGCGAATATCCATTGCACTGGTTGCTCCCATTGCTGTTTTGGATTGATATGATGGATTGGTTCTGGCGACATCGGCTATGGACGTTGCCAATGTCCCATTGGAGTGGCTGGCTTGCATGCTTTGTCGGGCAAGAGTTCTTCTATTATTGGTATCACCGCATGGCGCACCGAGTGCGATGGTTCTGGTGTACCCATGCTGTTCACCATTCGCCCAATCAGCTCAATTTGTCGGCAGCATACCGTTTTGGATGGACCGGGCGTCTTACGGGCTCGTTACTGTTCTTCATGCTTGCTCCGTTGCTCGGCATGCCGCCGCGTATTGTCATGATGTTCTTGTCGCTCAATCTCTTATATCAGTTCTGGATCCACGCAACCTGGATTCCACGCCTCGGACCGTTGGAGTGGCTGCTTAACACGCCGTCGGCTCATCGCGTGCACCATGCGTCGAATCTAGAATATCTAGACGGAAATTACGGCGGCGTGCTGATTATCTTTGATCGCCTCTTTGGTACGTACATCAGCGAGAGAGCCGATGTGCCATGTCGCTTCGGATTCGTAACGCCTGTCAAAACTTACAATCTGCTCGTCATCGAATTCGACGAGTGGAGAAAGCTAGCTCACGATCTGAAAATGGCACGAACCGCACGCGAAGTTTTGACCTGCTTACTGAAGCCACCGGGTTGGCGACATGATGGAAATGGGGAAACGACCGAAGACCTTAGGCGGAAGTCTGTATTGAGAAATACGCCATAG
- a CDS encoding EstA family serine hydrolase, translating to MPQSTIHGFAHDQFSAAREAFEANFTNGEELGASFCATVEGETVVDLWGGFADEEKTRPWARDTIVNVYSTTKTMTALTALLLADRGELDFTDPVARYWPEFAANGKDRITVAQLMSHSSGLSGWRPAVSGADFYDWDKVTSMLAAQAPLWEPGTASGYHVYTFGFLIGEVVRRITGKSLGTVFREEIAQPLGADFWIGLPASEDHRVADLVGFELPPSTADLQLTEVQKITFIDTQTDVPSTRTRAWRGAEIPAANGHGNARSIAEIHALLANGGVAKGKRIMSEAGSRKALEQQIEGADLAMRGVQVRFGLGFGLPSPILRLAPPHPNSLFWSGGGGSFILIDVDARTTFSYAMNRMQRAMVGDERSFRIIRAMWQGLDAGAA from the coding sequence ATGCCGCAGAGCACGATACACGGATTCGCCCACGATCAATTTTCGGCCGCAAGGGAAGCCTTCGAAGCCAACTTCACCAACGGCGAGGAACTGGGCGCCTCGTTCTGCGCCACGGTGGAGGGCGAGACTGTGGTCGATCTCTGGGGCGGCTTCGCGGACGAGGAGAAGACCCGTCCCTGGGCCCGCGATACCATCGTCAACGTATACTCCACCACCAAGACCATGACGGCGCTGACCGCGCTGCTGCTGGCTGACAGGGGCGAACTCGATTTCACGGATCCGGTCGCCAGGTACTGGCCCGAATTCGCCGCCAACGGCAAGGACCGCATCACCGTGGCCCAGTTGATGAGCCATTCCTCCGGCCTGTCCGGCTGGCGCCCGGCTGTCAGCGGCGCGGATTTCTACGATTGGGACAAGGTGACTTCGATGCTTGCCGCCCAGGCGCCGCTGTGGGAGCCGGGGACGGCCTCCGGTTACCATGTCTACACCTTCGGCTTCCTGATCGGCGAGGTGGTGCGCCGCATTACCGGCAAGAGCCTCGGCACGGTGTTCCGTGAAGAGATCGCGCAGCCGCTGGGAGCGGACTTCTGGATCGGCCTGCCGGCATCGGAAGACCATCGCGTGGCCGACCTGGTGGGGTTTGAGCTGCCGCCCAGCACAGCCGATTTGCAGCTCACCGAAGTCCAGAAAATCACTTTTATCGACACCCAGACCGACGTGCCATCGACCCGCACCCGCGCCTGGCGCGGCGCCGAGATTCCGGCCGCCAACGGCCATGGCAACGCCCGTTCGATTGCCGAGATCCACGCCCTGCTGGCCAATGGCGGCGTCGCCAAGGGCAAGCGGATCATGTCCGAGGCAGGTAGCCGCAAGGCGCTGGAGCAGCAGATTGAAGGGGCCGACCTGGCCATGCGCGGCGTGCAAGTCCGCTTCGGCCTGGGTTTTGGCCTGCCAAGCCCGATCCTGAGGCTCGCGCCGCCACATCCCAACTCTCTTTTCTGGTCTGGCGGCGGCGGTTCCTTCATCCTCATCGATGTGGATGCACGCACCACCTTTTCCTATGCCATGAACAGGATGCAGCGCGCCATGGTCGGCGACGAACGCTCCTTCCGCATCATCCGGGCCATGTGGCAAGGGCTGGATGCCGGGGCAGCTTAA
- a CDS encoding LysR family transcriptional regulator encodes MINLRRLDLNLLVTLDVLLTEHNVTRAAERLNFSQPSISVHLAKLRDIFGDPLLLPGPRGMRPTARADELREPLRLALAALEHAVSPASPFDPAQASQTWRVAATDYGESTIVLPALSGLRSTAPGTRLAVLELVPPRIARQAEQGDIDLAFHTSEGSPPGLRRQTLFSERYVLVGRAGHPRLKKRPTLSQFCKLDHVIVSPDGGGFHGVTDEALLEAGVARRVVLSVPHFLFVRSVLTNTDLVAMLPSRLVRDAGDLQVVEPPVEVAGYEMAMLWHERCHRDPAHQWLREYIVNSV; translated from the coding sequence ATGATTAATCTCCGACGACTCGACCTGAACCTGCTGGTGACACTGGATGTCCTGCTGACGGAACACAATGTGACCCGCGCGGCGGAACGCCTTAACTTTTCCCAACCATCGATCAGCGTCCATCTCGCCAAGCTGCGGGATATCTTTGGCGATCCGCTGCTGTTGCCCGGACCACGAGGAATGCGGCCCACCGCGCGGGCCGACGAGCTGCGCGAACCTTTGCGGCTGGCGCTTGCTGCACTCGAGCACGCGGTATCGCCCGCCAGCCCTTTCGACCCGGCCCAGGCCAGCCAGACATGGCGCGTTGCCGCGACCGACTACGGCGAATCGACAATCGTACTGCCTGCGTTGAGCGGCTTGCGTTCGACGGCGCCTGGCACCCGGCTGGCGGTCCTTGAGCTGGTTCCTCCGCGCATAGCCAGGCAAGCGGAACAGGGGGACATTGATCTTGCTTTCCACACTAGCGAAGGATCGCCGCCAGGACTGCGGCGTCAAACGCTCTTTAGCGAGCGCTACGTCCTGGTCGGCCGCGCAGGTCATCCGCGCCTGAAAAAACGTCCTACGCTTTCGCAATTCTGCAAGCTTGATCACGTAATCGTGTCGCCGGACGGCGGAGGATTTCATGGCGTCACCGATGAAGCGCTGCTGGAGGCAGGCGTGGCGCGCCGGGTAGTGCTTTCCGTTCCGCACTTCCTGTTTGTCAGGTCAGTGCTGACGAACACTGACCTAGTGGCGATGCTGCCTTCGCGCCTGGTGCGCGACGCCGGTGATCTGCAAGTTGTCGAGCCGCCTGTCGAGGTGGCGGGCTACGAGATGGCCATGCTCTGGCATGAGCGTTGCCATCGCGATCCCGCGCACCAATGGCTGCGCGAGTACATCGTAAATTCAGTGTAA
- a CDS encoding NAD(P)H-dependent oxidoreductase: MNILLVYAHPEPKSLNGSLKDFSVKHLEDAGHTVQVSDLYAMNWKASLDADDSTDRQARPPGMRFDPSLDSKRAFENGLQSKDIALEQDKLRWADAVILQFPLWWFSMPAILKGWVERVYAFGFAYGVGEHSDARWGDRYGEGTLAGKRAMLVVTTGGWESHYSARGINGPIDDILFPIQHGILYYPGFDVLPPFVIYRTGRTDEARFAKIRDALGQRLDDLWTTAPIPFRPQNAGAYHIPELTLRPDVAPDVAGFAAHTA; the protein is encoded by the coding sequence ATGAATATCCTTCTCGTCTATGCCCATCCTGAACCAAAGTCCCTGAACGGCTCGCTCAAGGACTTCTCGGTCAAGCACCTTGAGGATGCCGGCCACACCGTTCAGGTATCGGATTTGTACGCAATGAATTGGAAAGCGTCGCTTGACGCGGACGACAGCACGGATCGGCAAGCCCGGCCGCCCGGCATGCGCTTCGATCCGTCGCTTGACTCCAAGCGCGCGTTCGAAAATGGCCTGCAAAGCAAGGACATCGCGCTCGAACAGGACAAGCTGCGTTGGGCGGATGCTGTCATCCTGCAATTTCCCCTGTGGTGGTTCTCGATGCCGGCGATCCTGAAAGGCTGGGTAGAGCGCGTTTATGCCTTTGGCTTTGCATATGGCGTAGGGGAACACTCCGACGCGCGCTGGGGTGACCGCTATGGTGAAGGCACGCTTGCGGGAAAACGTGCAATGCTGGTCGTCACTACGGGCGGATGGGAGTCTCATTACAGCGCGCGGGGCATCAACGGCCCGATAGACGATATTTTGTTCCCGATCCAGCATGGAATACTGTATTACCCCGGTTTTGATGTTCTGCCGCCGTTCGTGATTTATCGCACAGGCCGGACTGACGAAGCGAGATTTGCAAAGATCCGCGATGCGCTTGGCCAGCGTCTTGACGATCTTTGGACGACAGCGCCTATACCGTTTCGCCCGCAAAATGCCGGTGCGTACCACATCCCTGAGCTCACGCTGCGGCCAGATGTTGCGCCGGATGTGGCCGGGTTTGCGGCGCATACCGCATGA